A DNA window from Paraburkholderia sp. IMGN_8 contains the following coding sequences:
- a CDS encoding peptide ABC transporter substrate-binding protein — MKTPFVSATALTALVLTFQPSAFAVTVPAGVTLAASQELTRQVPSETESLDPAHIESWTGDTIALDLFEGLTRIDAAGAIVPGVAQSWTRTGPDTWVFKLRHDARWSNGQPVTAADFLYAWQRVLDPKTGSKYTVLVEFVKNAKAIIAGKAPLTSLAARAVDPYTLEVTTEVPAAFFPQLVAMPAMAPVNRATITKFGGDWTRPGNFVGNGPYALTDWQPSNRLVATKSSTYWNASKVVITKVTYLPIENDETAMRMYQAGQFDYTYSIPSGIYTQVSKQFGPELKTGLQIATYYYSLNNEDPAFKDKRVRQALAMVLDRDLLTKRLTADGEVPMYGLIAKGTEGANVFTPDWASWPMARRVDYARNLLKAAGYSDAKPLTFTLTYNTNDLHKKVALFATSEWRTKLGVTAKLENVEYKVLLKQRHDGKVQASRDGWFVDYNDANSFFDLIRCNSVQNDQRYCNPQVDKLVDEGNQQLDEAKRTALLTQAHDLAMNDYPLVSLFQYSADRLVKPYVGGYTSTNYVDQRATQDMYLIKH, encoded by the coding sequence ATGAAAACCCCGTTCGTCTCCGCGACGGCGCTGACCGCGCTCGTCCTTACGTTTCAGCCTTCCGCCTTCGCCGTCACGGTGCCTGCGGGCGTCACGCTTGCTGCCAGCCAGGAGCTCACCCGCCAGGTGCCGTCCGAAACCGAATCGCTCGATCCCGCGCATATCGAATCCTGGACCGGCGATACGATCGCGCTCGACCTGTTCGAAGGTCTGACGCGCATCGATGCGGCCGGCGCAATAGTGCCGGGCGTCGCGCAATCGTGGACGCGCACCGGGCCGGATACGTGGGTTTTCAAGCTGCGCCACGATGCGCGCTGGAGCAACGGCCAGCCGGTCACGGCAGCTGATTTCCTCTACGCATGGCAACGCGTGCTCGATCCGAAGACGGGTTCGAAGTACACGGTGCTGGTCGAATTCGTGAAGAACGCCAAGGCGATCATCGCCGGCAAGGCGCCGCTGACAAGTCTCGCCGCGCGCGCCGTCGATCCGTACACACTGGAAGTCACCACCGAAGTGCCCGCTGCCTTCTTCCCGCAACTGGTCGCCATGCCGGCCATGGCCCCGGTCAATCGCGCGACAATCACCAAATTCGGCGGCGACTGGACCCGCCCGGGCAACTTCGTCGGTAACGGCCCGTATGCGCTGACCGACTGGCAACCGAGCAACCGGCTGGTGGCGACCAAAAGCAGTACGTACTGGAATGCCAGCAAGGTCGTGATCACGAAAGTGACCTATCTGCCGATCGAAAACGACGAAACGGCAATGCGCATGTATCAGGCCGGCCAGTTCGACTACACGTATTCGATTCCGTCGGGCATCTATACACAGGTCAGTAAGCAGTTCGGCCCCGAACTGAAAACCGGCCTGCAGATCGCCACTTACTACTACAGCCTGAACAACGAAGACCCTGCATTCAAAGACAAGCGCGTGCGCCAGGCGCTGGCGATGGTGCTGGACCGCGACCTGCTGACCAAGCGTCTAACGGCCGACGGCGAGGTGCCGATGTACGGCCTGATCGCCAAGGGCACGGAAGGCGCGAACGTCTTCACGCCTGACTGGGCAAGCTGGCCGATGGCCAGGCGCGTCGATTACGCGCGCAACCTGCTGAAGGCCGCAGGCTATTCGGACGCGAAACCGCTGACGTTCACGCTCACCTACAACACCAACGACCTGCACAAGAAGGTCGCGCTGTTTGCCACGTCGGAATGGCGTACCAAGCTCGGCGTGACCGCCAAGCTCGAAAACGTCGAATACAAGGTACTGCTCAAGCAACGCCACGACGGCAAGGTGCAAGCCTCGCGCGACGGCTGGTTCGTCGACTACAACGACGCCAACTCGTTTTTCGATCTGATACGCTGCAACAGCGTGCAGAACGATCAGCGCTACTGCAATCCGCAAGTCGACAAGCTGGTCGATGAAGGCAACCAGCAGCTCGACGAAGCGAAGCGCACCGC
- a CDS encoding oligopeptide:H+ symporter: MNSSNPPTARVSQTRSFSTVFLIEMWERFGYYGMAALLVLFMIDKLHFTDSHATLTWGAFTALVYASPSIGGWIGDKILGARRTMIFGAGVLAAGYLMLALPNEQLAYMYASLGVIVVGNGLFKANAANLVRRIYEGDDARIDSAFTIYYMAVNIGSTVSMLATPWIKDHWGWHTAFAVCCAGMLLSVLNYFIMFRTLAHIGSAPDAEPIRWKRVGAVALGGLVLGTATMFVLQHKAIAVACVYTAGVAILAIFAYMLVRCERSERSGLLAALILTAQVILFFVFYVQMSTSLTLFALRNVDPHFSLFGVTLFSWSAAQFQALNPIWIMLLSPVLALLYTKLAKSGKDVPVAVKYAIGFAVVAAGFFVYAASGNYAVNGRVSSWFMVGGYGLYSLGELLVSGLGLAMIARYVPARMSGFMMGAYFVATGVSQYLGSVVANFAQMPARNLDPLESLPLYTRLFDGLGWLAAVGALIAVLLLPLMRKLSREHQRCGDEARENARQTAALGVVTE; encoded by the coding sequence ATGAATTCATCCAATCCGCCCACTGCACGCGTCTCGCAGACCCGTTCGTTTTCGACGGTCTTTCTGATCGAGATGTGGGAGCGCTTTGGTTACTACGGGATGGCCGCGCTGCTGGTCCTGTTCATGATCGACAAGCTGCACTTTACCGACAGCCACGCCACCCTCACGTGGGGCGCGTTTACGGCGCTGGTGTACGCATCGCCGTCGATCGGCGGCTGGATCGGCGACAAGATTCTCGGCGCGCGCCGCACCATGATCTTCGGCGCGGGTGTGCTCGCCGCCGGTTACCTGATGCTGGCGTTGCCCAACGAGCAGCTCGCCTACATGTACGCGTCGCTCGGCGTGATCGTGGTGGGCAACGGACTCTTCAAGGCGAACGCGGCAAACCTCGTGCGCCGCATTTATGAAGGCGACGATGCGCGTATCGACAGCGCGTTCACGATCTATTACATGGCGGTCAACATCGGCTCGACAGTGTCGATGCTCGCTACGCCGTGGATCAAGGACCACTGGGGCTGGCATACGGCGTTCGCAGTCTGCTGCGCGGGCATGCTGCTGTCGGTGCTGAACTACTTCATCATGTTCCGCACCCTCGCGCATATCGGCTCCGCGCCGGACGCCGAACCGATCCGCTGGAAACGCGTCGGCGCGGTCGCGCTGGGCGGCCTCGTGCTCGGTACGGCGACAATGTTCGTGCTGCAACACAAGGCGATCGCGGTGGCCTGCGTGTACACGGCGGGCGTTGCGATTCTGGCGATCTTCGCCTACATGCTGGTCAGGTGCGAACGCTCGGAACGCTCGGGTCTGCTTGCCGCGCTGATTTTGACTGCGCAGGTGATTCTGTTCTTCGTGTTCTATGTGCAAATGTCGACGTCGTTGACGCTGTTCGCGCTGCGCAACGTCGATCCGCATTTTTCGCTGTTCGGCGTGACGCTGTTCTCATGGAGCGCCGCGCAATTCCAGGCGCTCAATCCGATCTGGATCATGCTGCTGAGCCCGGTGCTCGCGCTGCTGTATACGAAGCTCGCGAAGAGCGGCAAGGACGTGCCGGTGGCGGTGAAGTACGCGATCGGCTTCGCGGTGGTGGCGGCCGGCTTTTTCGTGTATGCGGCCAGCGGCAATTACGCGGTGAATGGCCGTGTGTCGTCGTGGTTCATGGTGGGCGGCTACGGCTTGTACTCGCTGGGCGAGTTGCTGGTCAGCGGGCTGGGCCTCGCGATGATCGCGCGCTACGTGCCGGCGCGCATGAGCGGCTTCATGATGGGCGCTTACTTTGTGGCGACCGGCGTATCGCAGTATCTCGGCAGCGTGGTCGCGAATTTCGCGCAGATGCCGGCGCGCAATCTGGATCCGCTCGAATCGTTGCCGCTGTACACCAGGTTGTTTGACGGCTTGGGCTGGCTCGCGGCAGTGGGCGCGCTGATCGCCGTGCTGCTGTTGCCGCTGATGCGCAAGCTCTCGCGTGAGCATCAGCGTTGCGGCGACGAAGCGCGTGAGAACGCGCGGCAAACGGCTGCGCTGGGCGTGGTGACGGAGTAA
- a CDS encoding PLP-dependent aminotransferase family protein, producing MDIHIAVEGRHDLSGQIYRQLRAGILEGRLGGGTRLPSTRDLATQLGVSRKTTLEVFERLLAEGYLNARAGSGTFVADGLERLPVERSSHARAAVSAREQARAKGNARARAQPLWEQMPDTLPLPRPTVPSPQDFVGGTTDKSLFPFDVWRRCVNHALRVQARGRGVYHDAAGEQELRLAISRYLAFNRAVASNWEDVIVTQGAQHALDLLARITLRPGDVAAIEDPGYTPAHACFTATGARVVPVPVDNEGLIVRKLPDKARLVYVTPSHQFPLGMPMSLERRVELLEWAQKRGAVIIEDDYDCEYRFEGRSMEPLKSLDRAGLVAYVGTFSKTIFPELRIGYVVPPASLFGPLFKARQIADWHGCTLTQTALATFMLNGDFARHLRRMHKVYAARRAMLLDHLRGDLAPWFEPIMPTAGIHMAARLKAPLTEAAIVSAAREASIGLYGLAPFHLRAKPQPGLIFGYGGIAVEHIDAALTTLAGMLPRLAG from the coding sequence ATGGACATCCATATCGCGGTCGAAGGGCGTCACGATCTGTCCGGACAGATCTACCGGCAACTGCGCGCCGGGATTCTCGAAGGCCGGCTCGGCGGTGGCACGCGGTTGCCGTCCACGCGCGATCTCGCCACGCAACTGGGCGTGTCGCGCAAGACCACGCTCGAGGTATTCGAGCGGCTCCTCGCCGAAGGCTATCTGAACGCTCGCGCCGGTTCAGGCACCTTCGTCGCCGATGGGCTGGAGCGCTTGCCGGTGGAGCGCTCGTCGCACGCGCGAGCAGCGGTCTCCGCGCGCGAGCAGGCGAGGGCCAAAGGCAACGCCCGCGCTCGCGCCCAGCCGCTTTGGGAGCAGATGCCCGACACCTTGCCGTTGCCGCGGCCTACGGTGCCGTCACCGCAAGACTTTGTCGGCGGCACGACCGACAAATCGCTGTTCCCCTTCGACGTCTGGCGCCGCTGCGTGAACCACGCATTGCGCGTACAAGCGCGTGGCCGAGGCGTCTATCACGATGCGGCCGGCGAACAGGAGTTGCGTCTCGCGATCTCGCGCTACCTCGCGTTCAACCGCGCGGTGGCGAGCAATTGGGAGGACGTGATCGTCACGCAAGGCGCGCAACACGCGCTCGATCTGCTGGCGCGCATCACGCTGCGGCCAGGCGATGTCGCGGCGATCGAGGACCCCGGCTACACGCCGGCCCATGCATGCTTCACGGCCACCGGCGCGCGCGTCGTGCCGGTGCCGGTGGATAACGAAGGTCTGATCGTGCGTAAGCTGCCGGACAAGGCGCGGCTCGTCTACGTCACGCCGTCGCATCAGTTTCCGCTCGGCATGCCGATGAGTCTCGAACGGCGCGTCGAGTTGCTCGAATGGGCGCAGAAACGCGGCGCCGTGATCATCGAGGACGATTACGACTGCGAGTACCGCTTCGAAGGCCGGTCGATGGAGCCGTTGAAGAGTCTCGACCGCGCCGGGCTGGTGGCGTACGTGGGCACCTTCTCGAAGACGATATTTCCGGAGTTGCGGATCGGCTATGTGGTACCGCCGGCGTCGCTTTTTGGGCCGCTTTTCAAGGCCCGCCAGATCGCCGACTGGCACGGCTGCACGCTCACGCAAACCGCGCTCGCGACCTTCATGCTCAACGGCGACTTCGCCAGGCATCTGCGGCGCATGCATAAGGTCTACGCGGCGCGCCGCGCGATGCTGCTGGATCACTTGCGCGGCGACCTTGCGCCGTGGTTCGAGCCGATCATGCCGACCGCGGGCATCCATATGGCCGCACGTCTGAAAGCGCCTTTGACCGAAGCAGCGATTGTGAGCGCCGCGCGTGAAGCATCGATCGGTCTGTACGGACTCGCGCCGTTCCATCTGCGCGCGAAGCCGCAGCCCGGCTTGATCTTCGGCTACGGCGGCATCGCCGTCGAGCATATCGACGCGGCGCTCACCACGCTTGCCGGCATGTTGCCGCGCCTCGCCGGCTAA
- a CDS encoding cupin domain-containing protein, producing MVTTIQKNNPALELGSKIRALRQRLKRTLDDTATAAGISKPFLSQVERGLASPSITSLAGIASALGVTVQYFVDTPSEERTMCRGDQLKFFGFADSANLFARLTNLTGGRQLEAILVRMPPGQKRSEVTTHAGEEFMYVISGEVSLTLEGKTFVLHAGDSAHYESTVPHSWANTAHIESVVVWVGTPRLF from the coding sequence ATGGTCACGACAATTCAAAAGAACAATCCGGCTCTCGAACTCGGCAGCAAGATCCGCGCGCTGCGGCAACGGCTAAAGCGCACGCTCGACGACACAGCAACTGCGGCCGGTATTTCCAAGCCGTTTTTGTCGCAAGTCGAGCGCGGCCTGGCGTCACCGTCCATCACTTCGCTGGCCGGGATTGCCAGCGCGCTCGGGGTGACGGTGCAGTATTTCGTCGACACGCCAAGCGAAGAGCGCACGATGTGCCGCGGCGATCAGTTAAAGTTTTTCGGTTTTGCGGACTCGGCCAATCTGTTCGCGCGGTTGACCAACCTGACGGGCGGCCGTCAGCTCGAAGCGATCCTCGTGAGGATGCCGCCCGGGCAGAAGCGCTCGGAAGTCACCACGCATGCCGGTGAAGAGTTTATGTATGTGATCAGCGGCGAAGTGTCGTTGACGCTGGAAGGCAAGACGTTCGTGTTGCACGCGGGAGACAGTGCGCATTACGAATCGACGGTGCCCCATAGCTGGGCGAATACCGCTCATATCGAATCGGTGGTCGTCTGGGTGGGCACACCGAGACTGTTTTAA
- a CDS encoding carboxymuconolactone decarboxylase family protein, whose translation MQPRLDFYKASPSGTRAMIALEETIGKSTIDKPLAELVRIRASQLNGCAFCLDMHVTDARQGGETERRLATVAAWREAPFFTARERAALEWTEAVTLVAQTHVPDAVWDAVKPHFTEQEIADLTLLLIAINGWNRIAVSFRKMPE comes from the coding sequence ATGCAACCGCGTCTCGATTTCTATAAGGCCAGCCCGAGCGGCACCCGCGCGATGATCGCGCTCGAAGAAACCATCGGCAAGAGCACCATCGACAAGCCGCTCGCTGAACTGGTGCGAATCCGTGCGTCGCAACTGAACGGCTGCGCGTTCTGCCTCGATATGCACGTGACGGACGCGCGCCAGGGCGGGGAAACCGAGCGGCGTCTGGCGACAGTGGCGGCATGGCGCGAAGCCCCCTTCTTCACCGCGCGCGAGCGCGCGGCGCTCGAATGGACCGAAGCGGTCACGCTGGTCGCCCAAACGCATGTGCCGGATGCGGTGTGGGACGCGGTGAAGCCGCATTTCACCGAGCAGGAGATCGCCGACCTGACGCTGCTGTTGATCGCGATCAACGGCTGGAACCGGATTGCGGTGTCGTTCCGGAAGATGCCGGAGTAA
- a CDS encoding HU family DNA-binding protein, with protein MPTSAKKVAKKAAAPVPTKKVAAKKVPAKKAVAAKKVAVKASSAPSPIKDTFTKASLAAHVAERAAVEPKTAKAVLAALEDTILGAVHKKGAGEFTLSGLLKIVVQAVPAKKKRFGKDPFSGEERWFPAKPASVRIKARPLKKLKDAAAG; from the coding sequence ATGCCGACTTCCGCAAAAAAGGTGGCCAAGAAGGCTGCTGCCCCGGTACCGACCAAGAAGGTTGCTGCAAAGAAAGTTCCTGCGAAGAAAGCCGTCGCAGCTAAGAAGGTCGCCGTGAAGGCGTCCAGCGCACCGTCGCCGATCAAGGACACCTTCACGAAGGCCTCGCTGGCTGCACACGTCGCTGAACGCGCTGCTGTGGAACCGAAGACCGCCAAGGCCGTGCTGGCCGCGCTCGAAGACACGATCCTCGGCGCCGTGCACAAGAAGGGCGCTGGCGAATTCACGCTGTCGGGTCTTCTGAAGATCGTCGTGCAAGCTGTGCCGGCGAAGAAGAAGCGCTTCGGCAAAGACCCGTTCTCGGGTGAAGAGCGTTGGTTCCCGGCCAAGCCGGCTAGCGTGCGCATCAAGGCACGTCCGCTGAAGAAGCTGAAAGACGCAGCAGCAGGCTGA